The following proteins are encoded in a genomic region of Aptenodytes patagonicus chromosome 13, bAptPat1.pri.cur, whole genome shotgun sequence:
- the FOXL3 gene encoding forkhead box L3 — MFDNTQYPYNCFNYDGDDYPTCSSDEEKKFTRPAYSYIALIAMAIQQSPSNKVTLSGIYDFIMKKFPYYRSNQRAWQNSIRHNLSLNSCFVKVPRTEGNEKGKGNYWSFATGCESMLDLFENGNYRRRRRRRNVKREHKEQRPSRGKSPSSPDMSSMDSALNNISSSESKHERIESGPRLLDPRGFAPNSMTNRQNLNNSSLAKSDSEIKFSIDYILSAPDPLPVLRSQYNMQENKYHLLEAQQINLQFWTM, encoded by the exons ATGTTTGATAACACGCAGTACCCCTATAACTGCTTTAATTATGACGGGGATGATTATCCTACCTGTAGTTCTGACGAAGAGAAAAAATTCACCAGACCAGCATACAG ctaCATTGCCTTAATTGCAATGGCCATCCAGCAAAGTCCTTCAAATAAAGTCACCCTTTCTGGCATTTATGACTTTATAATGAAGAAATTTCCTTACTACAGATCAAATCAAAGAGCCTGGCAGAACTCCATCCGACATAACTTATCGCTTAACAGTTGTTTTGTAAAG gttCCCAGGACAGAAGGgaatgagaaggggaaaggaaactATTGGAGCTTTGCAACGGGATGCGAATCCATGCTAGATCTCTTTGAAAATGGGAATTACAGGCGAAGACGGAGGAGGAGGAACGTGAAAAGGGAACATAAGGAGCAGAGACCAAGCAGAGGGAAAAGTCCTTCATCCCCTGATATGTCTTCTATGGACTCTGCTTTAAACAACATTTCCTCTTCCGAAAGTAAACACGAAAGAATTGAATCGGGACCAAGACTACTGGATCCTCGTGGGTTTGCTCCAAACAGCATGACCAACAGGCAGAACCTAAACAATTCCTCCTTAGCAAAATCGGattctgaaattaaattcagCATCGATTACATTCTTTCAGCCCCCGACCCTTTGCCTGTCCTGAGATCTCAATACaatatgcaagaaaataaatatcatcTACTGGAGGCCCAGCAAATTAATCTCCAGTTCTGGACAATGTGA